In the genome of Quercus robur chromosome 3, dhQueRobu3.1, whole genome shotgun sequence, one region contains:
- the LOC126718181 gene encoding germin-like protein subfamily 1 member 7: protein MKGVPHLVTVAILALAFTLASAHDPSPLQDFCVAINNTDSAVFVNGKFCKNPATVTANDFFFPGLNIPGNIAASKLGSSVNLVNVDKLPGLNTLGISLARLDFAPYGLNPPHVHPRGTELLVVMEGTLLVGFVTSNPNKLFTKVLNKGDVFVFPIGLIHFQFNIGQTNVVAFAGLSSQNPGLITIANAVFGSNPPINPDVLAKAFQLDKNVVDYLQKQF, encoded by the exons ATGAAAGGTGTTCCTCACCTCGTTACTGTTGCCATTTTGGCTTTGGCCTTTACCCTTGCTTCTGCCCATGACCCTAGTCCTTTGCAAGACTTTTGTGTCGCAATTAACAACACCGATTCTGCTG TATTtgtgaatggaaaattttgcaagaaccCAGCAACTGTCACAGCCAACGATTTTTTCTTTCCCGGACTCAATATTCCTGGAAACATAGCTGCAAGTAAACTCGGATCAAGTGTCAATCTTGTGAACGTTGATAAATTACCAGGCCTCAACACTCTAGGCATATCTTTGGCTCGTCTTGACTTTGCACCATATGGCCTGAATCCTCCCCACGTTCACCCACGTGGCACTGAACTTTTGGTAGTTATGGAGGGTACTCTATTGGTTGGATTTGTCACATCCAACCCAAACAAACTCTTTACCAAAGTTCTAAATAAGGGAGATGTCTTTGTATTCCCAATTGGTCTCATTCACTTCCAATTCAACATAGGACAAACCAACGTTGTTGCATTTGCCGGTCTTAGCAGTCAAAATCCTGGGTTGATCACCATAGCAAATGCGGTTTTTGGATCTAATCCTCCAATCAATCCTGATGTTCTCGCCAAGGCCTTCCAATTGGACAAGAATGTAGTTGATTATCTTCAAAAACAATTCTAG